Proteins from a genomic interval of Oncorhynchus mykiss isolate Arlee chromosome 21, USDA_OmykA_1.1, whole genome shotgun sequence:
- the LOC110500250 gene encoding arg8-vasotocin receptor, translating to MDDILKIGFDPTSKPVLMEDKRNDTGALGNSSDPFGRNEEVAKIEITMLSVTFVVAVVGNLSVLLAMYMSRRKPSRMHLFMKHLSLADLVVAFFQVLPQLCWEITFRFYGPDFLCRIVKHLQVLGMFASTYMMVMMTLDRYIAICHPMQTLHQPTQRAYMMIGATWVCSLALSMPQYFIFSLSEVHPGSAVYDCWGHFIQPWGVRAYITWITVGIFLVPVAVLMLCYGFICRSIWRNIKYKTQKGTSVMALATKNGLIGTSSVSSVTTISRAKLRTVKMTFVIVLAYMVCWAPFFTVQMWSVWDESFSWVDSENTAVTLSALLASLNSCCNPWIYMIFSGHLLSDMVHCLPCCRRLLHKFGHQDSNSSIRRTTLLTRVPPPALPHRSSEKSSCKDCFHNSHRNCQSIPVS from the exons ATGGATGACATTTTGAAGATAGGCTTCGACCCCACGAGCAAGCCGGTGTTGATGGAGGATAAAAGGAACGACACTGGCGCTCTTGGGAACTCCAGCGACCCGTTTGGCCGGAACGAGGAGGTCGCCAAGATCGAGATCACAATGCTTAGCGTGACATTCGTCGTGGCTGTGGTGGGGAACCTGAGCGTGCTGCTGGCCATGTACATGAGCCGACGGAAGCCCTCGCGCATGCACCTGTTCATGAAGCATCTGAGCCTCGCGGACTTGGTAGTGGCCTTTTTCCAGGTACTACCGCAGCTCTGTTGGGAGATCACCTTCCGCTTCTACGGGCCCGACTTCCTGTGCCGCATCGTCAAGCATCTGCAGGTGCTAGGGATGTTCGCGTCCACCtacatgatggtgatgatgacgcTGGACCGCTACATCGCCATCTGTCACCCGATGCAGACCCTTCACCAGCCCACGCAGCGCGCCTATATGATGATCGGGGCCACCTGGGTGTGTAGTCTTGCCCTGAGCATGCCCCAGTATTTTATATTTTCCCTGAGCGAGGTCCACCCGGGCTCGGCCGTGTATGACTGCTGGGGACACTTCATCCAGCCGTGGGGCGTGCGCGCCTACATCACCTGGATCACAGTGGGCATCTTCCTCGTGCCCGTGGCCGTGCTCATGCTCTGCTACGGCTtcatctgccggtccatctggcGGAACATAAAGTACAAGACCCAGAAGGGCACTAGCGTGATGGCACTTGCGACCAAGAATGGGCTGATCGGGACGAGTTCAGTCAGTAGCGTCACCACCATCTCGCGCGCCAAGCTGCGCACAGTGAAAATGACTTTCGTGATCGTGCTGGCGTACATGGTGTGCTGGGCTCCGTTTTTCACCGTGCAGATGTGGTCGGTGTGGGATGAGAGCTTCTCGTGGGTAG ACTCAGAGAACACCGCAGTCACCCTCTCGGCTCTGCTGGCCAGTCTGAATAGCTGCTGTAACCCGTGGATCTACATGATCTTCAGCGGCCACCTCCTCTCTGACATGGTGCACTGTCTGCCGTGCTGCCGGAGGCTGCTCCACAAATTCGGCCATCAAGACTCGAACAGCAGCATCCGCCGCACCACACTCCTGACCCGGGTACCGCCCCCGGCCCTACCCCATCGGAGCTCAGAGAAAAGCTCTTGCAAAGATTGCTTCCACAACTCCCACAGGAACTGTCAATCAATCCCGGTGTCTTAA